From the Cucurbita pepo subsp. pepo cultivar mu-cu-16 chromosome LG05, ASM280686v2, whole genome shotgun sequence genome, one window contains:
- the LOC111795597 gene encoding ABC transporter D family member 2, chloroplastic isoform X2, whose protein sequence is MILRSEASSVFTISSTVTDNQTYKNHRRQLQLRDYGGGVSFHVRFCKLLTPTAAVMAVSSGGTLACRKSRSRFMNVRSSATASDLSSSIQPPDVPTPGSGPDKNEEAQRPGPDPKVLLKRFWKVAAPYWFSDDKVQARWQLAAVFALTLGTTGISVGFNFLGRDFYNALANKDQEQFTKQLLYYLGAFAGGIPVFVLRDYAKDMLSLRWRSWMTKHYMERYLKNQSFYKIQSQSIIDNPDQRIVDDLSSFTGTALSFSLALFNSTVDLISFSNILYGIYPPLFVILLLYSIGGTAISVFLGKGLVNLNFLQEKKEADFRYGLVRIRENAESIAFYGGEENEMQLILQRFRSAVENLTKLLIASRNLEFFTNGYRYLIQILPAAVVAPMYFSGKIEFGVINQSVSAFNHIFGDFSIIVFQFQAISAFSAIIDRLGEFDDLLDGSAPNVLSNISEEIHLMYSHVDSSPLLESNGSMTLDKRGKLLEIENLTLGAPNGSTLVRDLELIVQEKEHLLVMGPSGCGKTSLLRVLAGLWSVGKGKITFYINDYPEQIVSQNGGPTEAHTGEDISRENSRPLNKNYQGIFFLPQRPYMVLGTLRQQLLYPTWAEGAATSGYVESNVFPSFLTGASNINNVSENPDKPTTDDLVQVLDKVGLGYLLTRFSSLDITCEWSSVLSLGEQQRIAFARLLLSRPKLVLLDESTSALDEANEARLYKQIADAGITYISIGHRSTLRHHHNSILHISKLSSGEQPNWNIERIIRDDLGEPLKDLKYGVA, encoded by the exons atgataCTACGCTCAGAAGCGTCCTCTGTTTTCACGATCTCCTCCACGGTTACCGATAATCAAACGTATAAGAATCACCGGCGGCAACTTCAGCTTCGTGATTACGGCGGAGGAGTTAGTTTTCATGTTCGATTCTGTAAACTTTTAACTCCAACGGCCGCTGTCATGGCCGTTTCCAGCGGCGGAACTCTCGCTTGTAGGAAATCTAGGAGTCGTTTCATGAACGTTAGGTCTTCTGCTACTGCCTCCGACTTGTCCTCCTCCATTCAGCCGCCGGATGTTCCAACGCCAGGTTCAGGTCCAGATAAG AATGAGGAAGCTCAGAGGCCTGGACCTGATCCGAAAGTTCTGCTGAAGAGGTTTTGGAAAGTTGCTGCTCCTTATTGGTTCTCGGATGACAAAGTGCAAGCTCGATGGCAACTGGCTGCTGTCTTCGCTCTGACCTTGGGCACCACCGGCATCAGCGTTGGCTTCAATTTCCTTGGCCGCGACTTCTACAACGCTCTTGCTA ACAAGGACCAAGAACAGTTCACTAAGCAACTCCTGTACTACCTTGGTGCCTTTGCTGGAGGTATTCCG GTTTTTGTATTGAGAGATTATGCAAAGGACATGCTTTCCCTTAGATGGAGATCATGGATGACAAAACATTACATGGAGCGTTATTTAAAGAACCAGTCTTTCTATAAAATTCAGTCCCAATCCATTATTGATAATCCGGACCAGCGGATTGTTGACGATCTCAGTTCTTTCACAGGGACAGCTCTGTCATTCTCTTTGGCACTTTTCAATTCTACAGtggatttgatttcatttagTAATATCTTGTATGGTATCTATCCACCATTGTTTGTCATTCTTCTTTTGTATTCGATTGGAGGAACGGCAATTAGTGTTTTCCTTGGAAAG GGTTTGGTTAATCTAAACTTCttgcaagaaaagaaagaagcagaTTTTCGCTATGGACTTGTTCGCATTCGTGAAAATGCTGAATCAATTGCTTTTTATGGTGGCGAAGAGAATGAGATGCAGCTTATTCTGCAGCGTTTCAGAAGTGCTGTTGAGAATTTGACT AAATTATTAATAGCATCCAGAAATCTTGAGTTCTTTACCAATGGCTACCGCTACCTCATTCAAATTCTTCCGGCTGCAGTTGTTGCCCCAATGTACTTTTCTGGGAAAATCGAGTTTGGTGTTATTAATCAATCAGTATCTGCTTTTAATCACATCTTTGGGGATTTTTCCATCATTGTATTCCAGTTTCAGGCCATCAGTGCTTTTTCAGCAATTATTGATCGCTTag GCGAATTTGATGACCTCTTGGATGGCAGTGCTCCTAATGTTCTCTCCAACATCTCAGAAGAGATACATCTCATGTACTCCCATGTGGACAGTTCACCTCTATTAGAATCAAATGGATCCATGACCCTAGACAAACGTGGAAAATTATTGGAGATTGAGAATTTGACTTTAGGGGCACCAAATGGCTCTACTTTGGTCAGAGACTTGGAACTAATAGTTCAAGAAAAGGAGCATTTGCTG GTAATGGGACCTAGCGGGTGTGGCAAGACTTCTTTGTTAAGAGTTTTGGCAGGTCTTTGGAGtgttggaaaaggaaaaatcacATTTTATATAAATGACTATCCCGAGCAGATAGTTTCTCAAAATGGAGGGCCCACGGAAGCGCATACAGGAGAAGATATATCCCGAGAAAACAGTAGACCACTCAACAAAAATTATCAAGGGATATTTTTCCTTCCACAAAGACCATACATGGTTTTGGGTACACTACGTCAGCAACTGCTTTATCCTACATGGGCTGAAGGTGCAGCTACATCAGGTTATGTCGAATCAAATG TATTCCCTTCCTTTTTGACGGGTGCATCAAATATCAACAATGTTAGCGAAAATCCTGACAAGCCAACAACAGATGACCTAGTCCAGGTTCTGGACAAAGTCGGTCTTGGCTACTTATTGACTCGTTTCAGTAGCCTGGACATAACTTGCGAATGGTCCAGTGTTCTTTCTCTCGGTGAGCAGCAACGTATTGCATTTGCACGTCTATTGCTTTCAAGACCAAAGTTAGTCCTGCTGGATGAGTCTACAAGTGCTTTGGATGAAGCAAATGAG GCACGTTTATACAAGCAAATTGCTGATGCTGGAATAACATATATCAGCATTGGCCATCGAAGTACTTTACGCCATCACCATAACAGTATTTTGCATATATCCAAGTTGTCCAGTGGCGAGCAACCCAATTGGAACATTGAACGCATTATTCGTGATGATTT AGGAGAACCATTGAAGGATCTTAAATATGGGGTCGCCTAA
- the LOC111795597 gene encoding ABC transporter D family member 2, chloroplastic isoform X1 — MILRSEASSVFTISSTVTDNQTYKNHRRQLQLRDYGGGVSFHVRFCKLLTPTAAVMAVSSGGTLACRKSRSRFMNVRSSATASDLSSSIQPPDVPTPGSGPDKNEEAQRPGPDPKVLLKRFWKVAAPYWFSDDKVQARWQLAAVFALTLGTTGISVGFNFLGRDFYNALANKDQEQFTKQLLYYLGAFAGGIPVFVLRDYAKDMLSLRWRSWMTKHYMERYLKNQSFYKIQSQSIIDNPDQRIVDDLSSFTGTALSFSLALFNSTVDLISFSNILYGIYPPLFVILLLYSIGGTAISVFLGKGLVNLNFLQEKKEADFRYGLVRIRENAESIAFYGGEENEMQLILQRFRSAVENLTKLLIASRNLEFFTNGYRYLIQILPAAVVAPMYFSGKIEFGVINQSVSAFNHIFGDFSIIVFQFQAISAFSAIIDRLGEFDDLLDGSAPNVLSNISEEIHLMYSHVDSSPLLESNGSMTLDKRGKLLEIENLTLGAPNGSTLVRDLELIVQEKEHLLVMGPSGCGKTSLLRVLAGLWSVGKGKITFYINDYPEQIVSQNGGPTEAHTGEDISRENSRPLNKNYQGIFFLPQRPYMVLGTLRQQLLYPTWAEGAATSGYVESNVFPSFLTGASNINNVSENPDKPTTDDLVQVLDKVGLGYLLTRFSSLDITCEWSSVLSLGEQQRIAFARLLLSRPKLVLLDESTSALDEANEARLYKQIADAGITYISIGHRSTLRHHHNSILHISKLSSGEQPNWNIERIIRDDFFFCRGEPLKDLKYGVA; from the exons atgataCTACGCTCAGAAGCGTCCTCTGTTTTCACGATCTCCTCCACGGTTACCGATAATCAAACGTATAAGAATCACCGGCGGCAACTTCAGCTTCGTGATTACGGCGGAGGAGTTAGTTTTCATGTTCGATTCTGTAAACTTTTAACTCCAACGGCCGCTGTCATGGCCGTTTCCAGCGGCGGAACTCTCGCTTGTAGGAAATCTAGGAGTCGTTTCATGAACGTTAGGTCTTCTGCTACTGCCTCCGACTTGTCCTCCTCCATTCAGCCGCCGGATGTTCCAACGCCAGGTTCAGGTCCAGATAAG AATGAGGAAGCTCAGAGGCCTGGACCTGATCCGAAAGTTCTGCTGAAGAGGTTTTGGAAAGTTGCTGCTCCTTATTGGTTCTCGGATGACAAAGTGCAAGCTCGATGGCAACTGGCTGCTGTCTTCGCTCTGACCTTGGGCACCACCGGCATCAGCGTTGGCTTCAATTTCCTTGGCCGCGACTTCTACAACGCTCTTGCTA ACAAGGACCAAGAACAGTTCACTAAGCAACTCCTGTACTACCTTGGTGCCTTTGCTGGAGGTATTCCG GTTTTTGTATTGAGAGATTATGCAAAGGACATGCTTTCCCTTAGATGGAGATCATGGATGACAAAACATTACATGGAGCGTTATTTAAAGAACCAGTCTTTCTATAAAATTCAGTCCCAATCCATTATTGATAATCCGGACCAGCGGATTGTTGACGATCTCAGTTCTTTCACAGGGACAGCTCTGTCATTCTCTTTGGCACTTTTCAATTCTACAGtggatttgatttcatttagTAATATCTTGTATGGTATCTATCCACCATTGTTTGTCATTCTTCTTTTGTATTCGATTGGAGGAACGGCAATTAGTGTTTTCCTTGGAAAG GGTTTGGTTAATCTAAACTTCttgcaagaaaagaaagaagcagaTTTTCGCTATGGACTTGTTCGCATTCGTGAAAATGCTGAATCAATTGCTTTTTATGGTGGCGAAGAGAATGAGATGCAGCTTATTCTGCAGCGTTTCAGAAGTGCTGTTGAGAATTTGACT AAATTATTAATAGCATCCAGAAATCTTGAGTTCTTTACCAATGGCTACCGCTACCTCATTCAAATTCTTCCGGCTGCAGTTGTTGCCCCAATGTACTTTTCTGGGAAAATCGAGTTTGGTGTTATTAATCAATCAGTATCTGCTTTTAATCACATCTTTGGGGATTTTTCCATCATTGTATTCCAGTTTCAGGCCATCAGTGCTTTTTCAGCAATTATTGATCGCTTag GCGAATTTGATGACCTCTTGGATGGCAGTGCTCCTAATGTTCTCTCCAACATCTCAGAAGAGATACATCTCATGTACTCCCATGTGGACAGTTCACCTCTATTAGAATCAAATGGATCCATGACCCTAGACAAACGTGGAAAATTATTGGAGATTGAGAATTTGACTTTAGGGGCACCAAATGGCTCTACTTTGGTCAGAGACTTGGAACTAATAGTTCAAGAAAAGGAGCATTTGCTG GTAATGGGACCTAGCGGGTGTGGCAAGACTTCTTTGTTAAGAGTTTTGGCAGGTCTTTGGAGtgttggaaaaggaaaaatcacATTTTATATAAATGACTATCCCGAGCAGATAGTTTCTCAAAATGGAGGGCCCACGGAAGCGCATACAGGAGAAGATATATCCCGAGAAAACAGTAGACCACTCAACAAAAATTATCAAGGGATATTTTTCCTTCCACAAAGACCATACATGGTTTTGGGTACACTACGTCAGCAACTGCTTTATCCTACATGGGCTGAAGGTGCAGCTACATCAGGTTATGTCGAATCAAATG TATTCCCTTCCTTTTTGACGGGTGCATCAAATATCAACAATGTTAGCGAAAATCCTGACAAGCCAACAACAGATGACCTAGTCCAGGTTCTGGACAAAGTCGGTCTTGGCTACTTATTGACTCGTTTCAGTAGCCTGGACATAACTTGCGAATGGTCCAGTGTTCTTTCTCTCGGTGAGCAGCAACGTATTGCATTTGCACGTCTATTGCTTTCAAGACCAAAGTTAGTCCTGCTGGATGAGTCTACAAGTGCTTTGGATGAAGCAAATGAG GCACGTTTATACAAGCAAATTGCTGATGCTGGAATAACATATATCAGCATTGGCCATCGAAGTACTTTACGCCATCACCATAACAGTATTTTGCATATATCCAAGTTGTCCAGTGGCGAGCAACCCAATTGGAACATTGAACGCATTATTCGTGATGATTT ttttttttgcAGAGGAGAACCATTGAAGGATCTTAAATATGGGGTCGCCTAA
- the LOC111795599 gene encoding uncharacterized protein LOC111795599: MSLPWWSSATALPSPPHTRLINHHCNRLLHSYIRLVKSKSSPSTLKSTAPRALLLDEFIQLSHNKVLVAAGVSAAIGQLAKPFTSVLFYGREFNFRTAFGAGGFPSTHSSAVVAAATILGVERGLADSIFGITVIYASLIMYDAQGVRREVGKHAKAINTLLQTNTPVNSSFSYKDQDRRLNSQLESSSPLLSEEGTRALTVLSPLKEEDIASSSSETDVEEGSRREGSEWKSFKEAIGHTEIEVAAGAFLGFTVSLITNTLL, encoded by the exons ATGTCACTGCCATGGTGGTCCTCCGCCACTGCCCTTCCCTCTCCCCCTCATACTCGGCTGATTAATCACCATTGCAATCGTCTCCTCCACTCTTACATTCGTCTcgtaaaatcaaaatcaagccCTTCTACTTTGAAATCCACCGCTCCGAGAGCTTTATTGCTTGACGAATTCATTCAACTCAGCcacaacaag gTTTTAGTTGCCGCCGGCGTGTCCGCTGCGATTGGGCAACTCGCGAAGCCTTTCActtctgttcttttttatgGCAGAGAGTTCAACTTTAGAACTGCCTTTGGAGCTGGAGGCTTCCCTTCTACTCACTCCTCT GCGGTGGTCGCCGCTGCCACTATTCTCGGCGTTGAGAG GGGTCTTGCAGATTCAATTTTTGGCATAACTGTAATTTACGCGTCCCTTATTATGTATGATGCTCAG GGAGTCAGAAGAGAAGTTGGAAAACATGCTAAAGCAATCAACACGCTATTGCAAACAAACACACCTGTGAACTCATCCTTTTCCTATAAAGATCAGGATCGTCGACTCAACTCGCAACTCGAGAGCAGCAGTCCCCTGTTATCTGAGGAAGGAACCAGGGCCTTGACGGTACTGAGTCCATTAAAGGAGGAGGATATCGCATCGTCGAGCTCGGAAACTGATGTGGAAGAAGGGTCAAGAAGGGAGGGCAGTGAATGGAAGTCATTCAAAGAAGCAATAGGCCACACTGAGATTGAAGTTGCAGCTGGTGCTTTCTTGGGTTTCACGGTTAGTCTGATAACTAATacattattgtga